TACGCAAAAAACGGCGAGGCTGTCGCATATACTGCCGCTGTAGGCACAGCTGCAGTCACGGCAGCGCTGATGAAAAGGTATTCGGAGCCGCTCATGAAATTCGCATGGGATTATTCAATGCAAATGCAGAACAGGCAGATATTCAAGATGCCGCAGCACATGCATTACACATATAATTCAGGGGATGCAGTAGTGACAACAATCATAACGTCCCTTGCCGCTTCCTTTTACGCATACTACGCTGTGAAAAGGCATTTAAGATCCGGCAATGATTCAGATAAGAAATAATTAGATGCTCAACACATATACAAGATAATATTAGAAATTCTTAATATATATTGGAAAAGACAGATTTGCTCATTATTTGCACGTTATCAAATCATCTGCAGCGCCATATGGAACTATCATCCGTGAAAATCACCGCATTTGCAGCGCAAATGCGCGCTTTATTTTGTCGTCGGAATGCTTTCAAGATGGACTTTCCCCTGCTGGGATCCATAATTCCATCGAGATGGAATTGCTTAATTATTTTCCATTAAACTGAACCGAAAAGCGCCCTCCGAGGGAAAGCCATTATCTTGTTTGCTCTTTTCCAAACAATAATGCCCCTTTCACCAGAAGGCCCTATAATTCCATAAATGCGGAACCAAAGCTTTTTGAAGATTGCATTTTTATTCCGTTATAATGGAATGCGCAATTATGCGCTTCACAGGCACTGAAATTTCATTTATGCGAAATGAATAAATATCGCCTTAAATAATCTTGGAAATTCTAAGTCATTCTTACCATCTAAGCATAATGCCCCATGGCTTCTCATTGCATGCCCTAAATGTCCTGTCCATCTCCCTGCTCAATTGATCCATCTGTGCATCCGTTAGATTCGGCCTCTGGTCTTTGCTATCAAACCTGATGCTGAAATTGTAGTGCGGGCCGTCAGGATCCTTTCTTTCAGTCTCCAACCTTAGCGTGCCGCCAACTGCGGCATTGTTTTTTGACTGGAGTTCGAAGTGATCGGTGCATATGACAAACTTCCCTGATTTTCTTACCCCGATTGGGTTGTGCGCAACGCCTTTGCCGTTTCCGTTGCCTGTACTTGTCCCGAAAGCAAGAGTTGCCGCCAGGGCCAGTGCGCCAGCACCTGCGGTCGCATTTCTTTTAATGGCATTATATTTCTGCTTGAGCATCTTATCGCCTTACATTCTAAGATAATATTGGAAATTCTAAATGTATATCATTTGGCGTGATCATCAACAACGGATTTTACCATCAGCACCACCGTCCCGGTTTCTTTGTTCCAGTCATATCCTCATTTTAGGTATAATAACATATGTTCCACAAGCAACGGAAATCCCGAATGGCCCAATCATTTTATTGCGGGCATCGGCACCGCAATCTTCTCCCCAACAATTCTGCAGCTTTTCCTCTTCAGGTACCTGATCCCGGAAAGTATCCCTGCAAGGTCTATCCTGTCGTCCGCGATGAGTTCCTCGTCGCTGCATCCCTCATAGGGCACCAAGGGATCTACTAGCTTTATGCCGTCGCCTACCCCTACTATTATATTGCGCTGGTTTATGTCGCCGTGCCCTATGCCCTTTCTGTGCAGCACCGATACCGCTTCAAATGCGCCTTCAAGCAGCCTTATGTGCCTATCTGAATGGTCAAACGTCTTGTCGATTGTGACGCCTTTCACGTATTCGCTGAAATATCCGACGCATTTTGAATCCATCATCGTCAACGCTACCGGCATTGCGGTATTTTCCGGATTGCCTGTATGCATTTTGGACAGCTGGTGGAACTCGCGTATCAGCGGGCCATCGCCCCCGTTCCTTAGTATAATCCTTTCCTTGTCGAAAACCTGCCTGTAGGCGTCATGGGCATCGTTGCTTATGCACTTGAAGAATATCCTGCTGGCGTCATAGCCGAAATTGCTTAGCTGCGCGTCAAGCTCGCCTATCTGCTCGTGCCTGAGGAATGCCTTGAGCGCTCCTGGCCGCGAAAGCTTCACGGTTGGCACTTCTCTGGTTGTCAAGTTACTACCATTGGAATTGCATGTTCATGGCAAGCACAGTGCCGCTTACTGCCTGAGCGCGCAAGCCTTGAACGCCTTTCCTATCTCGTCGCTCAGCTGCTTCTTCTGCGAATCCGTAAGGTCCGGGCTCTGCTCCTTTCCATCGAATTTTCTGGTAAAACTGCATCCCGAGTTGCTGTCGTTTGCCTCCCTGGTTATCCTTATCAGGCCTAGCACGTCATGATGCCCCGCATCGGTGAGCTTGAAGTTGTCAGTGTATACGACAAGCTTTCCGTCATTTGACTGGCTTGTGCTTATGGTATTGTATGCGACGCTTCCTGCCGCATCGGTCTTCTTGGCGTGCTGTGCCGCAGTCATTGTCGCAGCCAGCGCCAGCGTTCCCACACCTATGGCAACTTTGCTTCTTGTTCTCATAATACCCCCTAATTAATTTTCACCATGCATGTTTATATAGTTTTTCGGCCAGTTTTGGCATGCCTCAGTTTTTTGCTCCCACGATCATCGCAGCAACTTCAATGACGTCGCAATTCTCACGTGCCTTTTGATGTGCGCCATTCCTTGATTGCGCATAGCGCGTTGGCCCTCTCCTTTTCCCTTGCAGATTCCCTTTCGTCCTGAACCGCATCCTTCACCAATTTCCTTATGAGCCTTTTTACTGACGGTTTCCTCAATCTCGCCAGGAACAGCTTCTCCATCTGCCTTATCCTGCTGTTGGAGTATGGCGGTATCCTCAACATGCCTGCCACTTCCTCCGCGCTGTGGACAATTCCGTCATCCATACCAAACCTCATCCTCAGTATATCATCGGATCTCAGCCTCAACGTGCCGTACCTGTCCGCCCCGTCCTTGATTATTGTATCGTGAAGCAGCAGCTTTAGCTCCTCCATCCTTTTGTCGTTGAACCTTATCTTCATGTGGTTCAGTTCTTCCTCCTTGAATATCTTCTCGAGAAACTTGCTCGGGACATCCCTGGAAATCCTCGGCATATTATCACATAAGTAAATCATTCTTTCCTCAAACCAACCTTGGAATATACTGTCTGCTTCTCATCCTTTGTTTGCGGAGTTGTCTTGAATCCTGTGGCCTTCGCGCACGCTCCCAATGTCTTAACCAGCTCGCTCTCCAATTCCCTTTTCTGAAGTTGGGAGAAGCTCTTTATGTGGTATGGGTTGTCGAGGAGTGCGGTGTACGGGCAGCCTTCAGTCGCAGTTGCGACCAGCACCCCCTTTATGCCGCCGCTCAGCTTTATCCTGTCGACAAAAACCTTGTTGTCTATGTTCTGCACTGTGTTGAACATTGCCTTGTTGCTGTTGCGGTTGTCTATGGCAATGAAGATCTCCGCGCATGTGACGGCAACTATGGAATATTCTATCGTCTTTCTGCCTATTTTCCTAAGGCTGATGTCGTATTTCCCATGCGTAGTTTTTTGCTTGCCATCCATCACATATCTCCACAATCTGATGTGTTTGATATAATATAAATAGATAGCTATTCTAAAATATTATTAGAAATTCTAACTGTTTGTTTACTGCCAAAATAAAAAGAGCGCGTTTCCAGGCAATGCCTGGACGCAACTTCACAATTAATTCCCGCCGATTACATGCTCCTTGATCTTAAGAACCTGTATCTCTTCCAGCCTTCGCCTGCCGCCCAGGTCGTTTATCTGCTCCCTTATTGCAGATACCTCAAGCATTACTGCGGGGGACCTTATGTAGTCGTTGCGCTTTCTCAGGAACCTTAGATACCTCTCTCCTGCATCGGCCCTGCTGCTGAGCCTTTCCAGTTTTTCATCCCTTGTTTCAGTAAATCCGCGCAGCAATGAGTTGTACTCTCTCTTTACCTTGTTCTTCAGTCCTTTCATCGTTGTCATTTTGTCGCCTTTAAAAAATCAATGCAATATGTGATTCCTTTCTATTACAATATATTATTATGCAAATAAATATAAATACATAACTCTTGAATCCGCTAATCGTCTAATAAAAATTACAATACATTATAATGTCAAAATCAATACATTATAATACAACCGTAAAGTATATAAAAACAGAGCGTCGGATCGGATTGCAGCGACTACCTTATCCTTTCCGAACTGAAGACGCGCATCCTTCCCGTCCTGATCAGGTTGTCCACAGACGCCTTTATCTCCGGGCTTGTCCGCTGCGCTGTGCCCTTCGCCGATAGCGCCTTTTCGTTTTCTATCAGCTTCCAGCGCGGCTCGATCCTGTTTTTCCCGTACAGGACATAATTCCAGTTGTTGAGCTTTTCGATGTTGCTGAGGTACGGGGTGTCACATGCTGCCAAAACCGCATTGTAGCTGCCGGGGCCCTGCCATCCGCTCCACTCGACGTATGTCTTTGCCCCTATGCCGAATATGGGTCTTGAATTGTCGCGTATTCCCAGATCATTTTTTAACTGGCTGGGGGTTAGGTTTAGGCCTTCTATCCTTTCCTTGTACAATACAGCACAGTTTGTCGACGTATCCAAGTATCTTGGATGATTGCCGTTGTGCGCTTCGGAGCATGCAAGGGAGGAAGCGATCGCCAATGTCGCAACCACTATGTTAGTCTTCCTTACCAGGTTGCTGAATCTGCCTGATGCATTTGCTTTAGATCTCTCCATGGCAAGACACCGTCAGGGAGCGCGTATTAATACTTGTAGCTGCCGTTGAAATAGCTGTGTTTCATGGCTATTTCGTTGTCGACCAGGTCCTTTTTGCGCTTGAGCGATACGTATTCGTAACCAACGACCAGCCCGCCCAATATGACAATTCCCTCTATAACGGAGCCCAGCTCCCTCTTCATCGCATCCGTTGCGGATTTCTCCACAACGCTCTGTATTGATGTGCTTGAAGTTACTGCAGCCTGAGGGGGTTCTGCATTTAATTTGAATACGGCACCGGAGCCTACGGTTAGCGCAGTAGCCAATACGACATTCGCGGCTACGCCCTTGGCTGTCCTCAATGCCTCCTTGATATTACTCTTTTTCTTTTCAATTGTTTTTTCCATCCGTACCACGTATGGTAATTATCTCTTATGGCTTTCCATATATAAATAGGTTTTGACCGAATTTACCCTATAAAAAGGTATGTTTTTTCTTTCTTCCGTCGCCGTCATTTCCTGAGCGCGCGTGCCAATATCCTCTGGTTGGTAAATGCATCAGGTTCACAGAAGCAGTAAGAAGAGGCACCCAACAGGCGCATGTGCTGGTAGTGCTTGAGGACTGTAATGTCCTTAGGCTCAAGTCCAGCGTCCTGCAGCGCACTTTTTACACCCTCTTCGTCGGTAGTCATCTTATCGAAATACTGTCCCTTGAAAACGGTCCCATAACGCGTTTTCATTTGAGTGTATCCGTCGCCCTTCTGCACATGCCAGTCCGTGTGCATCACGTCGAACGTAAGGGATCCGCCGATCTTCAATACCCTTCCGGCCTCGGTTATCGCCCTATCGAATTCCGCGCCCAACAGGGTGAACGTGTTTATAGAGGTTACAGAGTCAAAAGAGCAGTCCATGAAAGGCAGGCTTATCGAATCTGCCCTCACCAATTCAACGTTTTTCTCGTTTAATCTCGCATCCTTCAAAGGAGTCATTGCTATATCAAGCCCTACATACATCTTCGCGCCCCTATGGGATATTGATAGGCTCATGTCTCCGCATCCGATATCCAGGACTGTCTTGCCCGCAATGTCGCTGCACCTTATCAGATAGGATGGCTCCATCGTGCTTAGCACATACTGCTTCGAATACCATTGCGATTCCCAGTATCTGCTCATGCTCTCGCGTTCAGGCATTACTTTTGATTTATCAGCCATTATATCGCAGTTCTCATTATTTGGTTTTCTTATACGAGCGGCGCATCCCCATCCCATAATATGTTCTCCTCGGCGCATCTCTGCCTAGTATGTGACTTGGGGTGGTCTTCTCTTAGTAAGGCCATGAATTTCTCGTACTTTTCAGAACCAAGCTCCAACCTTATAGACTCTCTTTGTATCCCATGTGGCGTCCTCGTTAATATTGCGACGCGTATGCTATTTTCGTTTTTTCCATTCTTGTTTTTTTCCATTTTTTCACCTACCTAACATTATACCCACTGCGAATATCGAAGCTGAAGCAAATTTTTATTATAGGCCCTAGGGTTTCCAAATTCATGCACAAAACCTTTTGTTGATTTTAGATTTTATGCAGCTTATGCCTGCAAGAGAAGCAACAGGAGAAGCAACCTTATGTTTGATGACATTACGCCGTTGGCTGAAACCGTCGTTGAATAGTAATTAGCACATTCGGCGCCTGGCATACTGTACTATTCTAAGCATTAAATATTTAAACCTTCTGAGCGGGCCGGGCCCCATGACGTATGATCCGGAATCTCTTGCTCACCTTAGGATTATCCCTATGGGTTTGGAATCCTCTTCTCTCTTGAATTCCTTCCTGTCTAGGGTATCCAGGTACCTGACGCGCCCTATGTGGGCCAGCACATAACCCAAATACGCCCTCGCTGAAAACTTGAACTTTTCATGCTTGTCGTACGCGTATATCGCATCCCTCGCGTCTGTTTGCGGATCTAATCTCCCGCTTAGGAAATCGGGATGCTTCCTGAGGAGCTTCCTGGCTCCAACTACCCCTATGTTATATGCCATTACTGCGGACTTGACATCCCCTCCGAAGGCCTCAAGGTTGTCCTTGAGTATAGTGGCCCCTATCTTTATGTTTACATACGGGTCGAATATGCTCCTGCCCCTTGGTTTTATCGCCCTTATCAGTTTCCTGTTCAGCTGCAAGTCTATCTGCATCAGGCCGACATCGACGTATGACCTTCCATGGCTCCTTGTCCTGTCTACGGCCCTGGGATTGCCGAACGATTCGGAGAGCATGATCCCTGCAACTAAATAGGGATCGACCCCTACTTCCTTGCTTATGCCCTTTATCATGGGGAGCCATTTTGAAACCTGCAACTGCATTTCTGGAGCTTCCATCCTCTTAGGCCATATTACCTCTATCCTGTAATCGTCCAGTTTGTCGGCGTATTTTTCCATCGCTGGAGATATCTTTGGCAGGATGAACGGCATCTCATGGCCGATGCTGTCATTGAACCTTTGCATTGCCAGCATGCGTTCTATCCTGAGGTTGACGTATTTTGCCTGGCTCTCGAACGGAAGGCCGTCGGGAGATTGCCTTAGCTTCATTATTGCCGGCTGCCTTTCACGCATCAGGGTGGCATTGTCCGATCTTGGCACGTCGCTTACGGCCGTGCTGTTGAAAACCATGAGCGAGGCGGAGAGGAGAGTCGTCGACTTGCGCAACAGCCTTTTCGTCCATTTCCTGACATTTACGTCTGTCTTACCCACTCTAGGTTGCGTTTGCTCTGACATTTTATCACACTTGCAAGTTCTTGGAATTAACGTATTTGGTATGCCGGTACTGTCTCTTTTCCAATCCTCAGCATTTTTTCAAGCTGGTAGATTTCCATCATCTTGTCTATCTTCTTTCCATGATGCGCGCTCAGCACGTTCCT
This portion of the Candidatus Micrarchaeota archaeon genome encodes:
- a CDS encoding class I SAM-dependent methyltransferase translates to MADKSKVMPERESMSRYWESQWYSKQYVLSTMEPSYLIRCSDIAGKTVLDIGCGDMSLSISHRGAKMYVGLDIAMTPLKDARLNEKNVELVRADSISLPFMDCSFDSVTSINTFTLLGAEFDRAITEAGRVLKIGGSLTFDVMHTDWHVQKGDGYTQMKTRYGTVFKGQYFDKMTTDEEGVKSALQDAGLEPKDITVLKHYQHMRLLGASSYCFCEPDAFTNQRILARALRK
- a CDS encoding lytic transglycosylase domain-containing protein, producing MSEQTQPRVGKTDVNVRKWTKRLLRKSTTLLSASLMVFNSTAVSDVPRSDNATLMRERQPAIMKLRQSPDGLPFESQAKYVNLRIERMLAMQRFNDSIGHEMPFILPKISPAMEKYADKLDDYRIEVIWPKRMEAPEMQLQVSKWLPMIKGISKEVGVDPYLVAGIMLSESFGNPRAVDRTRSHGRSYVDVGLMQIDLQLNRKLIRAIKPRGRSIFDPYVNIKIGATILKDNLEAFGGDVKSAVMAYNIGVVGARKLLRKHPDFLSGRLDPQTDARDAIYAYDKHEKFKFSARAYLGYVLAHIGRVRYLDTLDRKEFKREEDSKPIGIILR